One genomic region from Nostoc sphaeroides encodes:
- a CDS encoding secondary thiamine-phosphate synthase enzyme YjbQ, whose amino-acid sequence MPIINKLIEIETEPKINIHNITSQIQDFLTSTSIKNGQLLVFSRHTTTALAINEDEVRLLEDIKVFLQKLAPESDRYLHNDLHLRDVPEDEPINAHSHLMAMMLTTSEIIPIVDGKLALGTWQSVLFFELDGPRKRTVFFQVSGE is encoded by the coding sequence ATGCCAATTATTAATAAGTTAATTGAAATTGAAACTGAACCAAAAATTAATATTCATAATATAACATCACAAATCCAAGATTTTCTTACTTCAACATCAATTAAAAATGGACAACTTTTAGTATTTTCTCGACACACAACCACAGCTTTAGCTATCAACGAAGATGAAGTTAGATTATTAGAAGATATAAAAGTGTTCTTGCAAAAATTAGCACCTGAATCAGACAGATATTTGCATAATGACTTGCATTTAAGAGATGTCCCGGAAGATGAGCCAATTAATGCTCACTCTCATTTAATGGCAATGATGCTGACAACTAGTGAGATAATTCCCATTGTGGATGGTAAATTAGCTCTGGGAACCTGGCAATCTGTATTGTTTTTTGAGTTGGATGGGCCGCGCAAAAGAACGGTATTTTTCCAAGTTTCTGGTGAATAA
- a CDS encoding aromatic ring-hydroxylating oxygenase subunit alpha, with amino-acid sequence MKNNDNFVLRNTWYYALPSNQIKPGMMISRIFLGEPVLLVRSQDGKVSAMTDICPHRGVPLSCGRFNGQEVECCYHGWRFDPSGRCTAIPSLVEEQQMDLRRFDVKSYAIREAQGNIWIYIADPDNPQPASEIEIPVIPGFGDRSHQFVEVVKFPCFIDHAVVGLMDPAHSPYVHRAWWWRSEKLHEEVKQFDASPYGFTMRRHRLPANGGRLYWLIGGGVPETEISFRLPGVRIEETTIGNHRVVNLTAVTPISDIETEVTFALYWTLPWVGFFKPLLHVLARTFIGQDRTVVEKQQIGLKYNPVLRLIKDSDMQAQWYYQLKREYAKSVAEGREFVNPVKGQILRWRA; translated from the coding sequence ATGAAAAATAACGATAACTTTGTATTACGTAATACTTGGTACTATGCTCTGCCTAGTAATCAGATTAAGCCAGGTATGATGATCAGCCGCATTTTCTTGGGAGAACCAGTGCTGCTAGTTCGCAGCCAGGATGGTAAAGTCTCGGCGATGACAGACATTTGTCCCCATCGTGGTGTGCCCTTGAGTTGTGGTAGATTCAATGGACAAGAAGTAGAATGCTGTTACCACGGTTGGCGCTTTGATCCGAGTGGACGCTGCACTGCAATACCATCTCTTGTAGAGGAACAGCAGATGGATTTGAGGCGCTTCGACGTAAAGTCTTATGCAATCCGGGAAGCCCAAGGGAATATCTGGATATATATAGCCGATCCCGATAACCCTCAACCTGCTTCTGAGATAGAGATTCCGGTAATTCCAGGGTTTGGCGATCGCTCTCATCAATTCGTAGAGGTGGTAAAATTCCCTTGTTTTATAGATCATGCAGTAGTAGGTCTGATGGACCCGGCTCATTCACCTTATGTTCATCGCGCTTGGTGGTGGCGAAGTGAAAAACTGCACGAAGAAGTGAAGCAATTCGATGCTTCGCCCTACGGCTTTACGATGCGACGACACCGATTACCAGCAAATGGAGGCAGATTATACTGGCTGATTGGCGGTGGTGTGCCGGAAACGGAGATTTCTTTTCGTTTACCTGGAGTCAGAATCGAAGAAACCACAATTGGCAACCATCGAGTCGTTAATTTGACGGCAGTTACACCGATTTCAGACATAGAAACTGAGGTAACTTTTGCTCTTTACTGGACACTTCCTTGGGTAGGATTTTTCAAACCACTGTTACATGTGTTGGCGCGGACTTTCATTGGACAAGACCGAACGGTTGTAGAAAAGCAGCAGATTGGTTTGAAATATAATCCTGTGCTACGGCTGATTAAAGACTCAGATATGCAGGCGCAGTGGTATTACCAGCTGAAGCGAGAGTATGCTAAATCTGTGGCTGAAGGACGAGAATTTGTAAATCCTGTTAAGGGTCAAATACTCCGGTGGCGTGCTTAA
- a CDS encoding SDR family oxidoreductase, whose amino-acid sequence MTSASYIFLAGASRGVGREIAQYLTAQQLKVRAFSRTAAVASELEKIGIEVVQGDALNVGDVERAMLTDEPIHTVISTIGGLPSDVERPDYPGNKNLIDAAVKAGVQKFILVSSIGAGNSVVAASPQVLAVLGKVLAEKDKAEQHLIASGLTYTIIRPGGLKSEPATGNGVLTEDPHIIGSINRADVAQLVVRCLNSDATNNKILSAVDRNMLFGQREFAEFTLQ is encoded by the coding sequence ATGACAAGTGCATCTTATATTTTTCTGGCTGGAGCAAGTCGCGGTGTTGGTCGAGAAATTGCTCAATATCTCACAGCGCAACAGCTAAAGGTAAGAGCTTTCTCGAGAACAGCAGCAGTTGCTAGTGAACTAGAAAAAATCGGTATTGAGGTAGTTCAAGGAGATGCCTTGAATGTTGGCGATGTAGAACGCGCCATGCTTACAGATGAACCTATTCACACTGTTATCAGTACAATTGGCGGTTTACCATCTGATGTAGAAAGACCCGATTACCCTGGTAATAAAAATCTGATTGATGCAGCAGTTAAAGCTGGGGTGCAAAAGTTTATTCTTGTATCTTCCATTGGTGCTGGCAATAGTGTTGTTGCTGCGTCACCCCAAGTTTTAGCGGTACTGGGAAAAGTTTTAGCTGAGAAAGACAAAGCTGAACAACACTTAATTGCCAGTGGACTCACCTATACAATCATCCGTCCTGGTGGACTAAAGTCAGAACCAGCAACGGGTAATGGCGTTTTGACTGAAGATCCGCACATTATTGGTAGCATAAATCGTGCAGATGTCGCCCAGTTAGTTGTTCGCTGTTTAAATAGCGATGCCACCAATAATAAAATCTTGTCAGCAGTAGACCGAAATATGCTGTTTGGACAAAGAGAATTTGCAGAATTTACTTTGCAGTAA
- a CDS encoding alpha/beta hydrolase family protein, which translates to MTVRAFFEAAKVEGVQSPYDTIHLKILYPAQIPDQLEKGRVIEPANPEKAPFPVVIFFNGYNCDAQQYQWLAVKLAERGLVVVLFNWITENLPGVISLTPGVDFEKMKPTIYPTAPTALALPALLTKLEQLQNQGVLAGMLDLQRIILGGHSAGGLVSLTNADRRFFPGVVASFSYGASSRGLLIIGYEPGTILPLPDSLPLLLMGGTRDGFMLTSSELYDVSPGDATIPVARTFQEAIAGGRNDSYLVILEGANHFSIVDEPDSTTVTPSLDLKATQSQENLRLLMSEIIGLFIDTYVRHQPEASQELEQLLNSANPLIKSFERK; encoded by the coding sequence ATGACAGTTCGTGCTTTTTTTGAAGCTGCCAAAGTTGAGGGTGTCCAGTCACCTTACGATACCATTCACTTGAAAATTCTCTATCCAGCACAGATACCGGATCAGTTAGAAAAAGGTAGGGTAATTGAGCCAGCTAATCCAGAAAAGGCACCTTTTCCAGTAGTGATTTTCTTCAATGGCTATAACTGTGATGCTCAACAATACCAATGGTTAGCGGTTAAATTGGCTGAACGTGGATTGGTAGTGGTTCTCTTTAATTGGATTACCGAAAATCTACCCGGCGTAATTAGCCTCACACCTGGGGTTGATTTTGAAAAGATGAAACCCACAATTTATCCTACTGCTCCCACAGCTTTGGCTTTGCCAGCACTCCTAACTAAACTCGAACAGTTACAAAATCAAGGAGTTTTAGCAGGAATGTTGGATTTGCAAAGGATCATTCTCGGTGGACACTCTGCGGGTGGTTTAGTATCGCTCACAAATGCTGACCGTCGGTTTTTCCCTGGAGTTGTTGCATCTTTTTCTTATGGCGCAAGTAGCAGAGGACTTTTAATCATAGGGTATGAGCCAGGAACTATCTTGCCTTTACCAGATTCCCTACCACTGCTACTGATGGGAGGAACCCGTGATGGATTCATGCTTACCAGTAGCGAACTCTATGATGTAAGTCCTGGGGATGCTACTATCCCAGTTGCACGTACATTCCAAGAAGCAATTGCTGGGGGACGAAATGATAGCTATCTGGTAATCTTAGAGGGAGCAAATCACTTTTCGATAGTTGATGAGCCAGACTCTACTACAGTTACACCTTCTCTTGACTTAAAAGCTACTCAATCCCAAGAAAACTTACGTTTGCTGATGAGTGAAATTATTGGTCTGTTTATTGACACTTATGTTCGCCACCAGCCAGAAGCATCCCAGGAGCTTGAGCAATTATTGAATAGTGCCAATCCTCTGATAAAATCCTTTGAGCGTAAATAG
- a CDS encoding WD40 repeat domain-containing protein, with amino-acid sequence MDWISLLKSQQADFLQRVKKPKTYDLSLLESQVKGCHTEIMAFWGEPLARLQELSRQQAEVLAKNPPPTPPEYPEPPDWTIPFPKYFQQQAQDYLLREYIVDRVITERLGKLVKKVSQDAVENMVLDDEGSLCSESKFSYVLKDNPQLSVQVYVADGESFNGIKKDKIRWSVTQEDLRKHQVLIFLCLFYPSTDKLGYDEKQSIITGFLPANQIELTEPKLYINPSHLLYAGGLSWYLESLVGKKDTLPLIHDLAIAHTIQTLPSEHCLKGIVGDWECWQTLQGHTRGINCLAFSSGCNNGKALPILASGSRGETKLWDLSKGELIETLSEYPWVISGLVDEVNSLAFSSDGQTLVSCGADSTIKLWHVGALDLIDILHKHNGVVRCAAFTPDGRMLATGGDDRKILFWDLMQRQVAIALSLDDTAAHSLVLSRDGETLVTGSYRKIKVWRTLPQTGIKSLKDAQPLHTLMGHSHIVRSLAISADGKMLVSGSWDQTIKVWQLETGELLHTLKGHRDRVYAIALSPDGQIIASGSADKTIKLWHLQTGELLGTFTGHTHIVTALAFTASGEMLVSGSLDKTIKIWQRS; translated from the coding sequence ATGGATTGGATTAGCTTACTCAAATCTCAACAAGCTGACTTCCTTCAACGTGTGAAAAAACCTAAAACTTATGACTTATCTTTGCTGGAAAGTCAAGTAAAAGGTTGTCACACGGAAATTATGGCTTTTTGGGGTGAGCCATTGGCTAGACTCCAAGAACTTTCTCGCCAACAAGCAGAAGTTCTTGCCAAAAACCCACCGCCAACGCCGCCTGAATATCCTGAACCTCCTGACTGGACGATACCTTTTCCTAAATACTTCCAACAACAAGCCCAAGATTATCTTTTGCGAGAGTATATTGTTGACCGGGTGATAACTGAACGCTTGGGGAAATTGGTAAAAAAGGTGTCACAAGATGCCGTAGAAAACATGGTTTTAGATGATGAGGGAAGTTTGTGTAGCGAAAGCAAATTTTCTTATGTACTAAAAGATAATCCTCAGCTAAGTGTTCAAGTTTATGTTGCTGATGGTGAAAGTTTTAATGGTATTAAGAAAGACAAAATTAGGTGGTCGGTTACTCAAGAAGATTTAAGAAAGCACCAAGTATTAATTTTTCTGTGTTTGTTTTATCCATCCACAGATAAGCTAGGATACGACGAAAAGCAGAGCATAATTACAGGCTTTTTACCTGCAAATCAAATTGAACTTACTGAACCAAAACTCTACATTAATCCGAGTCACTTGTTGTATGCGGGGGGGTTGAGTTGGTATTTAGAATCACTTGTTGGTAAAAAAGACACGTTGCCATTAATTCATGATTTAGCGATCGCACATACAATACAAACTCTACCATCAGAGCATTGCCTCAAGGGCATAGTCGGTGACTGGGAATGCTGGCAAACTTTGCAAGGACACACCAGAGGTATTAATTGCCTAGCTTTCAGTTCCGGGTGTAATAATGGCAAAGCTTTACCCATATTGGCAAGTGGTAGTCGGGGAGAAACGAAACTCTGGGATTTAAGCAAGGGTGAATTAATAGAGACATTATCAGAGTATCCTTGGGTGATATCTGGGCTGGTGGATGAAGTGAATTCCCTGGCTTTTAGTTCAGATGGACAGACTTTAGTTAGTTGCGGTGCAGATTCCACAATTAAGCTTTGGCATGTAGGCGCTTTAGACTTGATAGATATTTTGCACAAACATAATGGGGTAGTGCGGTGTGCAGCCTTTACCCCAGATGGGAGAATGTTAGCGACAGGCGGAGATGATCGAAAAATTCTGTTTTGGGATTTGATGCAACGTCAGGTTGCGATCGCACTCTCTTTAGATGATACAGCTGCTCATTCCCTGGTTTTAAGTCGAGACGGGGAAACTTTAGTTACAGGTAGCTATCGCAAAATTAAAGTCTGGCGCACCTTACCCCAGACGGGGATAAAAAGTTTAAAGGATGCACAACCACTGCATACCCTCATGGGTCATTCTCATATCGTGCGTTCCTTGGCGATTAGTGCAGATGGTAAAATGCTGGTGAGTGGTAGCTGGGATCAAACGATTAAAGTTTGGCAATTGGAGACTGGGGAATTACTGCATACTCTCAAAGGACATAGAGATAGAGTATATGCGATCGCATTAAGTCCCGATGGTCAAATAATTGCTAGCGGTAGTGCTGATAAAACCATTAAGTTGTGGCATTTACAAACTGGGGAATTGCTGGGTACATTTACAGGTCATACTCATATAGTCACAGCATTAGCTTTCACAGCTTCCGGTGAGATGTTGGTTAGCGGGAGTTTAGATAAGACTATTAAAATTTGGCAACGAAGTTAG
- a CDS encoding pentapeptide repeat-containing protein encodes MAMTKPWKFWQNIKDLNWGQGVEVTKTGAEAAKAVLDLAKAIKEQKLNVQNFKPYVEQISSLLDVFNSPLGQITKEIIPFAPVAITILKLIIDATNKEPSLENCVLLVSQAAYIDSFQDILKQDSELLNKIDQNGEASKTLALQIQKLGEQEFDEREVKKAILYFHESQLAESFNQILQQRLQEAGLSETEAKTLTERVARHTDENMQDALVEVGEKADKLWKWYSAGGKEKLEKNMNIEDYLEQVIKPKPEEKIFDETHITFRDLYVPLQVKELDAKDDANVELEAWVKAILNDPDPKHKQVLFIQGEAGRGKSVFCRMFADWVQRELHPSFTPILIRLRDLRVLKDNLTDTLENYLQHLDFVTSDSGWLTDKNTRFLFLLDGFDELLLEGRATGGLKEFLEQVEQYQKDRFCHHQFLVTGRPLALQGIERVLSQTKSLKRVELQPMNNSIQQTWLEKWSVAAQVNKSEFEEFLQACPDEVKNKLAREPLLLYLLARMHRDKHLNVEMFAGADAIKAKIRIYDESVKWVLEEQRKSENQNHNSRLTELESEDLRQFLTEAALCVVQSGNESARVTMLEARLKNSNNPAAKLIQDARQENSSQKNQPDKLLNNLLTAFYIKPASGDKGGSVEFIHKSFSEFLFAERLLESFVNWTRKEKIKRQREEYSVLPEVMNRQIYDLLGYGNLTREIVEYLMGLLAESSKFKEVERLYSLFQRLEEFYFGWCDGEFIDAEDGNLPQIKKKQLKEQLPEREIQLGLRQVDVYTGLNVMIVLLELHRYAQIKDDLKDKISFHPCGKLNTAQFDSERLLRIIGYSHCLSVSAFIENLRLFLRGADLSRANLSRADLSGADLSGADLSLADLRGAYLSYADLRGAYLRGANLRGANLRGADLRGANLSGADLSGAYLRGANLRGADLSRADLSGANLRGANLSGANLSGANLSGANLSGANLSRANLSRANLRGANLRGADLRGADLSGADLSCADLEALLWNSNTKWLNAKGLHEAVGVSPELAQDKAFAAAVSWRQGISWLREGKIKEANEAFKQAQIFDPSLRNSAEFWNSFCWVGCLHGYAKAFLPLGEKAVTLDPDNKRYQDSRGLARVLTGDLAGALEDFQVAVDSGALDYSVEQRRLRWIEALKLGNNPLTPEELEELRKTEDLG; translated from the coding sequence ATGGCGATGACGAAACCCTGGAAGTTTTGGCAAAACATTAAGGATTTGAACTGGGGACAAGGCGTAGAGGTAACAAAGACTGGAGCCGAAGCTGCTAAAGCCGTACTTGATTTGGCAAAAGCAATTAAAGAGCAAAAACTCAATGTTCAAAACTTCAAACCTTATGTAGAACAGATTTCGTCACTATTAGATGTATTTAATTCTCCTCTCGGTCAAATTACCAAAGAAATAATTCCCTTTGCACCCGTCGCCATTACTATACTAAAGTTGATTATTGATGCAACCAACAAAGAGCCAAGTTTAGAAAACTGTGTGCTACTAGTTAGTCAGGCTGCTTACATAGATAGCTTTCAGGATATTCTCAAACAAGATTCGGAATTACTTAATAAAATTGATCAAAACGGTGAAGCTTCTAAGACTTTAGCTTTGCAGATTCAGAAATTAGGTGAGCAAGAGTTTGATGAGCGGGAAGTAAAAAAAGCTATTCTCTATTTTCACGAATCTCAACTAGCAGAATCATTTAATCAGATTTTACAGCAACGCTTGCAAGAAGCGGGATTATCCGAGACAGAAGCAAAAACCTTAACTGAACGGGTAGCGCGTCACACCGATGAAAATATGCAAGACGCATTGGTAGAAGTCGGAGAGAAAGCGGACAAACTTTGGAAATGGTATAGCGCCGGAGGCAAAGAAAAGCTAGAGAAAAATATGAATATTGAAGATTATTTAGAACAGGTAATTAAACCAAAGCCAGAAGAAAAGATTTTTGATGAAACCCATATTACCTTTCGGGATTTGTATGTACCTTTGCAAGTCAAAGAACTGGATGCCAAGGACGATGCAAATGTTGAATTGGAAGCGTGGGTTAAGGCAATACTGAATGACCCAGACCCGAAACACAAACAAGTTTTATTTATTCAGGGCGAAGCCGGACGGGGGAAAAGTGTCTTTTGTCGGATGTTTGCCGATTGGGTACAGCGCGAATTGCATCCCAGCTTTACCCCAATTCTGATTCGGTTGCGGGATTTGCGCGTACTAAAAGATAACTTAACTGATACTTTAGAGAACTATTTACAACACCTTGATTTTGTCACCAGTGATTCAGGCTGGCTGACCGATAAAAATACTCGCTTTTTATTTTTACTGGATGGGTTTGATGAGTTGTTGCTGGAAGGACGAGCAACTGGCGGCTTAAAGGAATTTTTAGAACAGGTGGAACAGTATCAAAAAGACCGCTTTTGCCATCATCAGTTTTTAGTTACCGGTCGTCCCCTAGCGCTGCAAGGAATTGAGCGCGTGCTTTCACAAACCAAAAGCTTGAAGCGCGTCGAACTTCAGCCAATGAATAACTCAATTCAACAAACATGGCTGGAAAAATGGTCAGTTGCGGCTCAAGTTAACAAGAGTGAGTTTGAAGAATTTTTGCAGGCTTGCCCTGATGAAGTCAAAAATAAACTAGCACGAGAACCTTTACTGCTCTATTTACTGGCGCGGATGCACCGAGACAAGCATCTCAACGTCGAAATGTTTGCAGGTGCAGACGCTATTAAGGCAAAAATCCGCATCTATGACGAATCGGTGAAGTGGGTACTAGAAGAACAGCGTAAGAGTGAAAATCAGAATCATAACTCCCGCTTGACTGAATTGGAGAGCGAAGATTTGCGGCAATTTCTCACCGAAGCTGCTTTGTGTGTGGTGCAGTCTGGGAATGAATCTGCGAGAGTGACGATGTTAGAAGCACGGCTCAAAAACAGCAACAACCCAGCAGCAAAGTTAATTCAGGATGCCAGACAGGAGAATAGCTCCCAAAAAAATCAACCAGATAAGCTACTCAATAATTTGTTGACGGCATTTTATATTAAACCAGCTTCAGGTGATAAAGGCGGCTCTGTTGAGTTTATCCACAAGAGTTTTAGCGAGTTTTTATTCGCGGAACGGTTACTAGAAAGCTTTGTAAATTGGACAAGGAAGGAAAAAATCAAGCGTCAGCGCGAAGAATACTCAGTTTTACCGGAGGTAATGAATAGACAGATTTACGATTTATTGGGGTATGGTAATTTAACCCGTGAGATTGTGGAATATTTGATGGGGTTGTTGGCTGAGAGTTCAAAATTTAAAGAGGTGGAACGCTTGTATAGCCTGTTCCAAAGATTAGAGGAATTCTACTTCGGTTGGTGCGATGGCGAATTTATTGATGCAGAAGATGGAAACCTGCCTCAGATAAAGAAAAAACAATTGAAAGAGCAATTGCCAGAGCGAGAAATTCAGTTGGGATTGCGTCAAGTGGATGTGTATACAGGGTTGAATGTGATGATTGTGCTGTTAGAGTTGCATCGCTATGCCCAAATCAAAGACGACCTCAAGGACAAAATCAGCTTTCACCCCTGCGGTAAACTTAATACCGCTCAATTTGACTCAGAACGCTTGCTGCGTATTATCGGTTACAGTCACTGCCTGAGTGTCTCTGCTTTTATAGAAAACTTAAGATTATTTCTCAGGGGTGCCGACCTCAGCCGTGCCAACCTCAGCCGTGCCGACCTCAGCGGTGCCGACCTCAGCGGTGCCGACCTCAGCCTTGCCGACCTCAGGGGTGCCTACCTCAGCTATGCCGACCTCAGGGGTGCCTACCTCAGGGGTGCCAACCTCAGGGGTGCCAACCTCAGGGGTGCCGACCTCAGGGGTGCCAACCTCAGCGGTGCCGACCTCAGCGGTGCCTACCTCAGGGGTGCCAACCTCAGGGGTGCCGACCTCAGCCGTGCCGACCTCAGCGGTGCCAACCTCAGGGGTGCCAACCTCAGCGGTGCCAACCTCAGCGGTGCCAACCTCAGCGGTGCCAACCTCAGCGGTGCCAACCTCAGCCGTGCCAACCTCAGCCGTGCCAACCTCAGGGGTGCCAACCTCAGGGGTGCCGACCTCAGGGGTGCCGACCTCAGCGGTGCCGACCTCAGCTGTGCCGACCTTGAAGCACTTCTATGGAATAGCAACACAAAATGGCTCAATGCAAAAGGGCTGCATGAAGCAGTAGGCGTATCTCCAGAGTTAGCCCAAGACAAAGCTTTTGCGGCTGCTGTTTCCTGGAGGCAGGGCATCAGTTGGCTAAGAGAAGGCAAAATTAAAGAAGCAAATGAAGCTTTCAAGCAAGCCCAAATATTTGACCCTAGTTTGAGAAACTCTGCTGAATTTTGGAATAGCTTCTGCTGGGTTGGCTGTTTACACGGCTATGCTAAGGCTTTTCTCCCCCTCGGTGAAAAAGCTGTTACTTTAGACCCTGACAATAAAAGATATCAAGACAGTCGGGGGCTGGCTAGAGTTTTGACTGGCGATTTGGCAGGGGCATTAGAAGACTTTCAGGTTGCTGTAGACAGTGGCGCCCTTGATTACTCTGTGGAGCAGCGACGGCTACGCTGGATAGAAGCACTGAAGTTAGGCAATAATCCTCTCACGCCAGAGGAATTGGAGGAGCTGCGGAAAACTGAGGATTTAGGTTAA
- a CDS encoding Uma2 family endonuclease — translation MAIAIQPQLTLDDFLKLPETEPASDFLNGEIIQKPMPQGEHSLLQATLCETINSIARSQKIALALPELRCTFGGASIVPDVSVFRWDKIPKTPTGRIVNRFEIHPDWVIEILSPDQRLKKVLSKLLHCSRNGTELGWLINPEDESVLGIFPGQRVELYEGADKLPILDGIELKLTVEQVFGWLSLT, via the coding sequence ATGGCGATCGCAATTCAACCCCAACTAACTTTAGACGATTTCCTCAAACTGCCGGAAACTGAACCAGCATCAGATTTTCTCAATGGAGAAATCATTCAAAAACCAATGCCCCAAGGTGAACATAGCTTGCTCCAAGCTACTCTTTGCGAAACAATTAACAGCATAGCTAGAAGTCAAAAAATTGCTTTGGCTTTGCCAGAACTACGCTGTACCTTCGGCGGTGCTTCTATCGTCCCTGATGTCTCTGTGTTTCGCTGGGATAAAATTCCTAAAACTCCAACTGGGAGAATTGTTAATCGCTTTGAAATTCATCCTGACTGGGTAATTGAGATTCTTTCCCCAGATCAAAGATTAAAAAAAGTGTTGAGTAAATTATTGCATTGTTCGCGCAATGGTACTGAATTAGGCTGGTTAATCAACCCTGAAGACGAAAGTGTGCTAGGGATTTTTCCTGGACAGCGAGTGGAATTATACGAAGGTGCTGATAAATTACCCATCCTTGACGGTATCGAATTGAAACTGACTGTAGAACAAGTTTTTGGCTGGTTGAGTTTGACCTAA
- a CDS encoding AI-2E family transporter: MNLGQWIGLIAILLSLYILWQIRDVLLLMFAAVVLATTLNRLAKRFQRFGMKRGFAVLLAVAIFFAGVVGFFWLIVPPFAQQFQELTNQVPKGFERFNGWLDALRTRIPNQLVPYIPDINSLIQQVQPFVNRLLGNSFAFVSGSLEVVLKILLVLVLTGMILADPVAYRKVFVRLFPSFYRRRVDGILDKCEVSLEGWITGAFIAICVVGLMSLIGLSILHVKAALALAVLAGFFNLIPNLGPTMSVIPAMAIAFLDEPWKAIAVLILYFFIQQVESNFITPIVMAQQVSLLPAITLIAQLFFVTFFGFLGLFLALPLTVVAKIWLQEVLIKDVLDEWGNNHTKETELVMVPDLGADDNWTAENPDINREGRIDDDIFQKED, from the coding sequence GTGAACCTCGGTCAATGGATCGGCTTAATCGCCATACTTCTTTCTTTATACATCCTGTGGCAAATTCGGGATGTGCTTTTGCTCATGTTTGCCGCAGTTGTGTTAGCCACAACCTTAAATCGGCTAGCGAAACGCTTCCAACGCTTTGGGATGAAACGTGGATTCGCCGTCCTCCTAGCAGTAGCTATCTTTTTTGCAGGTGTCGTGGGCTTTTTCTGGCTAATTGTGCCGCCATTTGCCCAGCAGTTTCAAGAACTAACCAATCAGGTTCCTAAAGGGTTTGAGCGCTTTAATGGTTGGCTTGATGCCCTGAGAACTCGTATTCCTAACCAGTTAGTTCCTTACATCCCAGATATCAACAGCCTCATCCAACAAGTACAGCCCTTCGTCAATCGGCTACTCGGAAACTCCTTCGCCTTTGTATCTGGCTCTTTGGAAGTTGTCCTGAAGATTTTGCTAGTGTTGGTTTTAACAGGAATGATTTTAGCCGACCCCGTGGCTTACCGCAAAGTATTTGTGCGGCTTTTCCCCTCATTTTATCGGCGGCGGGTAGATGGGATTTTAGATAAATGTGAAGTCTCTTTGGAGGGATGGATTACAGGCGCTTTCATTGCCATTTGTGTAGTAGGGCTGATGAGTCTGATTGGCTTATCAATTTTGCATGTAAAGGCAGCACTAGCTTTAGCGGTTTTAGCGGGATTTTTTAACTTAATTCCCAATCTTGGCCCCACGATGAGTGTAATACCAGCAATGGCGATCGCCTTCTTGGATGAACCTTGGAAAGCGATCGCTGTCTTAATTCTCTACTTTTTTATACAACAGGTTGAGAGTAATTTCATCACGCCAATTGTAATGGCACAGCAAGTTTCGTTGCTGCCAGCCATAACCTTAATTGCCCAACTATTTTTCGTCACTTTCTTCGGCTTTTTAGGATTATTTCTGGCGCTACCTCTGACTGTTGTCGCTAAGATTTGGTTGCAAGAAGTACTGATCAAAGATGTTTTGGATGAATGGGGGAATAACCATACAAAAGAAACTGAGCTTGTGATGGTTCCTGATCTGGGAGCAGATGATAATTGGACAGCAGAAAATCCCGATATTAATCGGGAGGGACGCATTGATGATGATATCTTCCAAAAAGAAGATTAA